The region TTTATTGCTACAGTTTTCGCTACTGAATGTGGTAAATTAGATTTAAAATCGGTTCATAAAAATACTCAAAATCGAGATTGTAATAAAAGTAAAATGAAACATCGTTTATTAGCTAAGGAGGATATTGACTACTTATCACCTGAAGCATAAATAAATTTAATATTAGACCAGAATGTGGAATAACATGTGAACAGCCCTATTATTACTAGCATTTTAGATACCGATGCCTATAAGCTCCATATGCAGCAAGCTGTATGGCATTTTTACCCACACACCAAAGTTAAACTTGAATTCTACTGTCGAAATGAAGAAAACTTACAACCTTACATCACAAGAATAAGGCAAGAGATTGCCCAGTTAGCTTTACTTTCATTGACTGCTGACGAATTAGATTACTTAACAACATTAGAGGTATTTAAGGCAGATTATCTTATATATCTAACCCAATATCGTTTTAACCCTAAAGAAGTCAATATCTCTATAAAAAACAATAAATTAAATATTACTATTGAGGGATATTGGCATCAGGTTATTTTGTGGGAAATCCCACTCTTAGCTATTATCAGTGAGATTCGTAACCAATTTTTGTACCCCGACAAAGGGTTATCAGCTGCCGAGATTCAATTAGAACATAAAATAAAATTATTAACTGATAAAAAATTAACTGATTTTAAACTCATTGAGTTTGGTACTCGTCGACGTTTTTCAAAATCCTTACAAGAATACGTATTGCATGCATTGGCAACAAAGTTGCCTCAACACCTTGTTGGCACGAGTAATTACTGTCTAGCCAAGAAATATAATTTACCTCCTATCGGGACCCAAGCCCATGAATGGTTTCAAGGTCATCAAGCCTTATCAAACAAGCTAGAAAATAGTCAGAAAATGGCGCTCAATAATTGGCTCAAAGAATACCCTGATAAATTGGGGATCGCACTAACAGATTGCATCACCATGGACGCATTTTTACATGATTTCAACCTTGAGCTAGCACAAGCTTATACGGGATTACGTCAAGATTCTGGTGATCCATTTATTTGGGGTGAAAAAGCAATAAACCATTATCACAAGTTAGATATCGATCCTCGCGTTAAAATGCTGGTATTTTCAGATGGACTCGATATCACTAAAGCCATCGATATATTTACATATTTTGAGGGAAGAGCTCAAACCTGCTTTGGTATTGGGACCAATTTAACCTGTGATTTGCCTGGAGTAGAAGCCATGAATATAGTGATTAAACTGACCCAATGTAATAGCCAATCAGTGGCAAAAATATCAGACAGTCCAGGCAAAATAATCTGTCGAGATAAAGCCTATCTATCCCGATTAAAGCATGCATTTGAGGTTGCTTAGCATGATTCAAAAAATGAGAAAATTACATAAGCAGCTGATTAACAGTACTATAATTAAGTCGATAGTCTTTATCTGTCAATCCTGAGTATGCCGCTAGAAAACTTGCTGGACCGACACTAAATCTAGATACTCCAAGCTTAAACAAGCCATCGATACTAGATGCCGTTAAATCTTCCACCATAAAGTTCAACGGCATCCCAAGCTCTTCCGCTAAGTATGCAGCCATTTTATCTGAACTGATCCCCGGAATAAAACCACAATTTGCACCAGCAGCTTGATAACTGACTAAGCGCATCTTAGCCATAGAAAGAGCCACATCATTTTCTGCTATCTCGTGTAAAAAAACATCAGTGCGAGCATTAATAAATATACTGCTGCAGGAGGTCGATGAACGAATGGCTTTAATCTTGGCTATCAAGATTTCAGGTGACTCATCGCCATCTTCAATATTAATCCCAACAACCCCCAGTTTAACAAGTTCAGCCACCAAAGAGACCACCTCTGACGCATTACGGCTATAGCCGGTTTCTATATCGACAGTAACGGGCAGCACACTAATACGTATAATATTTTTCACCGCATGCAATAACATCTCTCGAGGAAGTGCTTCGCCATCAGGATAACCTAGTGACCAAGCGACCGCAGCACTACTGGTTGCCAGTGCCTTTGCACCAGACTGTTGCACCAACACAGCGCTGGCAGCATCCCAAACATTCACTAACAACAAGGGAACAGCTTGTGTATGTAACTCGGTAAAAGTGGTTAGGTAAGCTTTAAACATAATCGATGACTCCATTTATAAGTTCCAAGTACTTTAGCAATTGCTACCATTACTAACGCGCGAAAAACGGAACTGAATGTAAGATTTATATTCAAAGTGGCTTGCACCAAGATCACACACTTTCCCTACATTAATGAATCATATACTGCTTTTAAATAGGCATGCTAAATAATATAAAAATAAAAACCTTAATTATCAATAGTTAGAATAATGTACTAACATTGGCATGTAACCTGCTTTCTATCAATAATTATTGTCATTCACGAGAGATTATTATGAGAAAACTCACTAAGATTGCCACATATTTATCCCAACAATGGCAGTTTTTTAAGCACCTCGGCGTGAGTCAGTGGGACGTGGAATAATGTAAATACATGATTATGGCCTAACAGCAACAGATCCTCGTGTGATTAAGCTTGGCCCTAGTAAGGTGCGCTGTCCTTCTCGATCAGGGCTTTGCATCCGTGTAAGTAACATGGCTATAGCCTGCTCGGCCATCATCTCTAGCGGTTGTCTCATCGTGGTAAGTGGTGGGTTAAAATATTGAGCACCGGGTATATCGTCATACCCAACCATAGACAGATCTTGTGGAATAATAAGTCCATGTTCTCCAGCCACTCGCATCGCCCCCATAGCCATTAAATCATTAGAGGCAAATACCGATGTCACCGCCCTTTGTTGGTTAAGCAATAAAGTCATCGCAACCACACCGCCTTCATAGCTAAATTCCCCTGATTGGATCCACCCTTCATCTACCTCCACGTTAGCTTCTGCCATTGCCCTGCGGTAGCCAGCAATACGATTTTGACTATTCGATTTTTCAAGTGGCCCAGCTAATAAGCCAATACTCCGGTGACCTGACTTTAGTAGGTGATTAGTCGCCATGTACCCCCCAAGCTCAGAATCATCTAAGATACGATCATAACCCGCCCGTTCCGGTCCAGAATCTAGCATCACCATAGGTATTGTGCCGTAAGAGGATACTGGTAATTGCCGCACATCAGAGCTCATCATTATCATTCCATCCACTCGCCTCTGGCTTAGCATGCTCATGTAATCTTTAGCACGCTGAATATCGCCTTGAGTGTTACATAGGATCAGATTGTAACCATGACGATAAGCAACCTGATCGACCCATTGGATCAAATTAGCATAAAATGGGTTATTCGAATCAGTAACTAGCATGCCCAATACTCGGCTACTGCCGCCTTTAAGGCTACGTGCAACCGTATTAGGCACATAATTGAGTTCAATAACTGCCGCCTCAACTTTAGTCTTACTCTCGGCAGACACAAATCGAGTCTTATTGAGTACATGTGATACTGTGGTAGTAGAGACGCCTGCCAATTTGGCTACATCGCGAATAGTGGTCATGCAATTCGACTCCTATCGAAAATTGACATTACGAATTCATATAAATTGACGATTACAATGCTTATTAAAGTGCTAAATTTAAGGTTTCTATACGAGTTGGGATAGAGCTTTGGGCACCAATACGAGTAACAGAAAGAGCTGCAGCAGCCTGACCAAAACGCACAGAGTCTAGCACTGATTTACCCTCTAGTAACCCAACCACAAAGCCACCATTAAATGTATCTCCTGCCGCGGTCGTATCGACAGCGTCGACATTAAAACCTTCAATATGTAATCCCTCTCCTTTATGCGACAACCACACACCTCGTTTACCTAAGGTTATCAATACCATCTCAATACCAAATCTCTCGTGCAATTTTTTGGCCGCAAGACTCGCATCCGACAATACTTTGATAGTAATACCAGTTAACAGCTCAGCCTCGGTTTCATTGGGCGTAATGATATCCACATTACGCAACAAAGCATCGGGTAATTCTTTTGCCGGAGCTGGGTTTAATACCACTTTAACTCCAGCAGCTTTGGCGAACTTAGCGGCTAATGTCAAAGATTTTATCGGTGTTTCAAGCTGTAACAAAAGCAATTCAGAGCCTTCGATCGTCGTCTTATATTCAGCTATAACGGCCTCTGTTAACGCCCCGTTTGCCCCAGGCCAAATACCGATGCGGTTTTCACCTGAATCTTCAACGTAAATCATGGCTAACCCAGTGTTCTCATCGGATATAGCCGTAACGCCATCAATATTGATGCCCATATCCGCCAGTCCTTGCTTCATCTGCTCACCAACAGCATCCATGCCCACACAAGCAATCATAGCCACATCTGCACCAAGTTTTGCGGCGGCGACAGCTTGATTCGCTCCCTTGCCACCGGCGACTATCTGATAATGTTTAGCTTCAATAGTCTGTCCGCCACATGGCGCTTTATTGACTTGCATGACATGATCAACATTAATACTGCCCACTACCGATAATTTGGCCATCTAAATATATCTTCCTTAGTTTGCTAACAGGCTTAAATAGTCTGCTTATTTAACAATAATTTGCAGAGGTACTGGTTGAAACTCAGCAACCACTTCACCTTTAAGTAAGTTAACAGCCGCTTCGACTCCCATCACACCCATTAATTCAGGCTGTTGTGCAACTGTTGCATTCAAAAGACCACGCTTTACCGCTGCAATACCTTCATCTGTACCATCAAACCCAACAATCACAATCTCTTTTCCTGCCCCACGTACTGCACGTAAAGCCCCTAGAGCCATTTCATCATTTTGAGCAAATATTGCTTGTACATCAGGCTTGGAAACTAACAGGTTTTCTGTCACATTCAATCCCTTAGTCCGGTCAAAATCAGCAGGTTGTGACGCTTGTAAATCAAAACCATGTTCCACCACTGAAAGAGTAAAACCTTCCCCACGATCACGTGATGCTGATGCACCAGCTACGCCCTCAAGTTGAATAACCTTGGCACCTTTGCCTAACTTCTCCGCTATAAAGTCACCAGCCAGTTTACCACCAGCCACATTATCAGATGCGATATGGGAAGCGACTTTTCCACGGGTAACACCACGATCTAATGTTACTAAAGGAATACCGGCCTGATTAACCATACGTGCAGCATTTGAGGATGCATCTGAATCTGTCGGATTCAATAAAATGGCTTTCACCTGACGAGTGGTCAAATCTTCAATATTGCTCAATTCCTTGGAAGGATCATTTTGGGAGTCTAGCACAATGAGTTTATACCCTAATTCCGCAGATTTTTTTTCCGCTCCTTCTTTCATCGAAACGAAAAATGGATTATTCAAAGTCGACACCACTAAAGCTAAAGTATCTTTTGCCATCGCTGAGGCTGTTACGCCTAAGGTCAAAACGAGTGCTGCAGTGCAAGTAAGTAGTTTGTTCATTTCAATCACCTTCATCCTAAGTAAATTTTTAGAGTTATTGTTATGTATTAGATTTTCGATCAGCCAAAACCGCTAACAAAATGACCCCTGCTTTAGCGATCATTTGATAATAAGAGGATACATCTAACAAATTCAGCGCATTATTAAGAAAGCCAATGATAAGAGCACCAACTAACGTCCCCCAAATAAAACCACGTCCCCCCGCCAAAGAAGCTCCACCAACGACAACGGCAGCAATGGCATCTAACTCATAAGAGGTGCCCGCAGTCGGCTGAGCCGAAGATAATCGTGCCGTCACGATCAAACCAGCCAGTGCCGCCATCATGCCAGATAACCCGTATACTGCAATTTTGACTCGGTCAACATTGATACCCGACAAGCGCGCCGCAGATTCATTACCGCCTATGGCATAGATATAACGGCCTAAACGGGTATGAGTCAACAATACCCAAATCAGCACAAAAATAATGCTCATTAACCAAACCGGCACAGGTATGCCCGCCATCCACCCTGTGCCAATAAAGGCAAAACTGTCGGCGACATCGGTAAAGCCTGTTGAAATAGGCCGTCCATCGGTATAAACCATGGTCAAACCACGGATCGCAGTCATGGTAACTAACGTGGCGATAAATGCTTGTACTTTCCCTTTTGATATTAATAAACCATTCAAGGCACCCAATACCCCACCAAGCAACAAAGTCAATGGTAAAGCAAATATCAATGGTGCGTCCATTGCAACCATGGACGCACCAAGTGCACCAGTTAACGCCAATATCGCGCCAACGGAAAGATCTATGCCAGCAGTCAGAATGACTAACGTCATGCCCACGGCAATAATGGCATTCACTGACATTTGACGTAGAATATTCATCAGATTACCCATGGTAAAAAACTGGTCATTTAATATCGATACCACGGCGATCAAGACTAAGAGCGCAATCAGTGCTTTTTGCTGCTTGACCCATTCAAGCACTTTAATGCCTGTAAGATTATAGGTTACTGTTTTATTCATTATTATTCTCTAATCAATGCTTGCCAATAGCCGCAGCCAAGAGCTGCTCCTGAGTGACGTTAGTCGCCTCAAATTCTCCGCTGATACAACCTCCGCTCATGACCATTATTCTGTCACTCATGCCCATCACTTCAGGCATATCTGAAGATACAAGAATAATGCTCATCCCCTCTTGTTTAAACTGATTAATCAGTTCGTAAATCTCCTTCTTTGCCCCGACATCTACACCTCGAGTGGGTTCATCTAAAATCAATATTTTAGGATTAGCCATCAAGCCTTTAGCTATCGCAACTTTCTGTTGGTTTCCCCCCGACAATTTACCTATTGGTTGATCAATCGATGGCGTTTTGACATTAAAAGCATCAATAAAATACTTTGCTTGTGTCAGTTCTGTTCCGCTCTTAATCACTCCCATATGAGACAGCGCATTCAATGAACTGAGACTCATATTTTGTTTCACAGACATGCCTAACACTAAACCATCACCTTTGCGATCTTCGGAAATATACGCAAGTCCTGCTTTTATCGCTTCACTAGGATGAACTGGGTGTATCGACTTCCCATACAATTGCACCTCACCACCGATGCGTTTCACATCACCGAATAAAATACGCATCAACTCTGTACGTCCGGCTCCCATCAGGCCGTTAAAGCCTAAAATTTCACCTTCGTGTAAGTCGAAACTAACATCATTAATCCCCTTGCCAGAAAGATGGCGTACCCTCATCGATATCTGACCGAGCGGATGCTCAATACGAGGATAGAGATCATGTAACTTGCGGCCAACCATTAACTCAATCAAGCTTTCCTCTGTCAGATCTGAGGTGGCAGACTCCGCAACAAACTGACCATCACGCATCACAGTCACTCGATCACTGATTGTAAAAATTTCTTGCAAGCGATGAGAAATATAAACAATACCAACTCCTTGATCACGCAGTTCACCTATCACTTTAAATAAACTCGTGGTCTCGCGATCAGTGAGCGCATCGGTCGGTTCATCCATTACGATGATGGATGCGTCAAATGACAAAGCCTTAGCTATTTCTATCATTTGCTGCTCACCAAGCGGTAAACTCCCCATCTTTTCACAGCTAGAGCGCTGCACATTCAATCGAGCCAATAAAACATCGGCATCCTCAAACATCTTCGACCAATCTATCAAACCAAGACGTTTTTTGGGCTCACGTCCCAGAAAAATATTTTCGGCAATAGAGAGGTCATTTATCAGATTTAATTCTTGATGTATGATGCTAATTCCAGCCGCTTGTGACTGACGAGGACCCGTAAATGTCACAGGCTGACCATGTAAAACAATCTGCCCTGCTTCGGCTTGATAAATTCCAGTCATTACTTTCATCATGGTGGATTTACCTGCACCATTTTCGCCCATTAGTGCCATAACCTGACCAGGAAATACATTTAATTGCGCGCCATTTAAGGCCTTTACTCCTGGGAAAGATTTTTCAATGTCTGTAAGACTAAGGAGTGCTTTCATTTAAAGACCACACCGGCTTGCAAAATAATATTGGCGTAAGGCGTGCATTCGCCAGTGCGTATCACTGCACGACTGTTGCTAGTCTTAGCTTTAAAATTATCATGACTAACAAGGTGAATTTTAATTGTTTGTGATTGCTCTTTGCCAATCTGGGTCAATAACACTAATAATTGCTTATGGATGCCTATATTATGAACCAACATTTCCTCGGCAATGATAACGGACTCTATTTGCAATTCTGTGGCTACCACTTTAAGAGTATCAATAAAAGCGGGAGTACCGTGAGTTAAGGCTAAATCAATACGCTCGCAAGACACTGGCACAGGTAGGCCGGCATCAGCGACAGTAAGCTCATCAGTATGCCCAGACAAACCAATAACTCGAGCCAAATCGCTGTTTAATAGTATACCTTTCCTCATATCACCGGCCTTAGTAAAATAGTTAATTATCGACGCAAACGATTGCGCAAACGATTACCTGTATACTAATACGTCACATGAAGTATTCCTAGTCGTTAAGCGTGATAAAGATCACATATTTATCATGTGTACTTAAGTCATCTAAATTGCTCGTTTTAAAGCATATCTAGACGCACGTAATGAGTGTGCATTTTATTTTGACAGTCAACCACAATTAGATGAACACCATAAACAAACAAAAAAACAACATGAAATTAAAACATATATACACAAACCAAAAATTAACGATAGCTTTACTCATCGTAATGTTATTTATGTCTGTATTACCTTTATCAGCAACAGAATACGTATCGGCAGAACCTGTGACTAATCAAGAAGCATTACAAACATTAAAACGAATCACATTTTGGACATGGGACGAAGACGTTTCTATGTTATTACAGAATTATGAAAATATTAACTTAAATGATGTTAATGCCAATTATGTTATCAATGAATTAAACATGCATCGTTGGGGACAAAAAATAACTGATTTTTTGGACTTAGCCACTTTATTATTATCATTTCAATCAGCAGAGTATCAACAAAATGAACAATTAGCGTTTGATCAAGCTAAATTAATAATAAACAATCTAAGAAAAGATATTAATCAACTAATACTAACCGTACATCCAGGTTTTAATTTAAATCATCATGTTCTCTCTGAGACATATCAAGGGTTAAATATAAAAATAGCTGTATTTGATTTATTTGACCCAATACTACTTGAACAACAAATTGAACATTATCCAAATGCATCTATAGAAGCGGTGCAAAATTTCGGCGATCCTGTACAACTCAATCACGGCAATACTGTTATTGATGTTATTTTGGCTATCGCACCTAAAGCAACCATTATTCCAGTGAGTGCTGAATCGAGCACTTATCATCAAGCAATGGCATATCTTGAAAATCGACCTGATATTCACATCATCAACATGAGTCGAGCATTTTCCAGCTTAGATAATGCATTAGACCCCATATTTTCACAGCAATTAAGTCATTTACTTAGTCAGAAAATAGTGACTAAGTCGCTAGGCAATACTGGAACAGACGTAGACTCAAATGTGACACCTTTACGAGAAAGCCTTGGATTAGCCTCTACGGGGAATTTATTTTCCTATGACTTAGCGTTAATTAAAGAATTTTTACCTACAATAAATTCAAATCCCAATATTGACCATTTATTGTTAGCCATTAATCTAGATACTTTTGCTGATCAAATTGCATTAAGCGCGAGCATTCCTGGCAATAATACCTTAGCTATAGCCACAAGCTTGAGCACTCCAGCAGATGCTGTATACGCTTGGTCAACAGCGAACTTTGAATCAGGAAGTTCCTTTGCTGCACCACAACTCGCCGCCATAAGCGCCCTATTATGGCAAGCTTATCTAGAACATCATCCTCAGGAGCCACAAAATGCACTTAACAAAGTCACTCAGGCACTCAAAGCAAATACACGCCCTTCTAACTTAGGGGCATTCAATACAGGACTAGGGTTAGTCGATGCTGATAAAGCATTACAGCATATTTTGTATCCATCATTTATCAAGCAAATCTAATCGGCACATTATACTTTCAAAAATGAAAAAGAGGCGGTTTAACTTGCTGTAAATGGCTGTTTTTGACACCAAACCAACTGATATCGTAATCGGGTAATGCCTAGTCTATTCTAGGCTAACCTTCATAATTCAAAGATAAACCACTGTTAAACATTAACTTTATTCACTTAAAATCATAGTAATGATGGATTGCCCCTCCCCCCGCCACTATTTATGCTTAAAAAGAGTAAACAAAACATAAAAACAAATATTAATAGAGGCGTTAATGAGCATTCCATTTTTAGAACAACACCAAGAAGCAGATATCCTTCGTGATAAGTTCCATGCATTACCTTTCATTCAAAGTATGTACACAGGAGAGCTAAATCAAACATTTATTCATTCATTTTTAGATTGTTTGTACGTAGAGAATTTTTTATTTGTACTTGAAATGGCCAAAATGCGCATCAACTTCTGTAAGCATCCAGCCTTTATAATCGATTTTTTAGACCCTCATACCATGACAGAATTTGGTGCCAAACTGAATGCTGTTGGTTTAAAAGCCCAAAGGGCAACACATTACGAACACTTAATAAACTTTGCTAAATCCTATGATTACCAGCAAAACAGCCCATTAAAAACAACATCAGTTGTTAGCCGAATGAGTCTACAAGGTATGAGCTTTTTTTCTGATCAAGATTTAGCGTTTGCCTTGGGAGCCTTATACGCCGACGAAGTGTACGCGTATATTTGTTTACCGGTATTTTACCATGGGTTTCTCAAATACAACGAGCTCACCGGGGTGATGGGTGATTTAACTTTCTTGAAAATACATGCATTGGAAAGCGAGCCCGCTCATATCAAACATGCTAAATATTTATTTGATTATGTTGAACAATACGGCTTGTCTATTGACAGATTTAAAGAAGGCTATACGGCATTGATGTCAACAACACTTGAAAAGTTTTCATGCCTAGACAAAACACTTTCACACTGAGTTATTTATGTCTATAACAAGTTAACTAACGAGTCGTTTGGCTTGTTATATAAGGATTACACTAAACGGCTATAGGGCAAATGAACGTTAACGTTTGCCCTGTTGAAATCTAGCTATACCAAGCCTTCCAAGAGGTAATTCCTAGGTAGAAGAACAATTAACACCATTGAACTCAACCACTTCTTGAAAGGCTGGATCCTTCATCTTGAGATCGTTTGAGTATAATAGACATAGAGCCCAATCTAAATGATGAGCTCTTATAGCTAGCTCATCTTACTTATGGTATTGACCTGATAGCTCATGTACTGAATTGATAAATGCACCCGCATGCTCAGGATCAACATGTTGATGTATACCATGACCTAAGTTAAATACATGCCCCGAGCCTTCACCATAACTAGATAGTATTTGATCAACCTCTTGATGGATACGTGCTGGAGAGGCATAAAGTACAGAAGGATCCATGTTACCTTGCAACGCGACTTTATGACCCACACGGCGACGTGCATCGCCAATATCAACCGTCCAATCTAAGCCTAGAGCATCACAACCTGTTTCAGCCATCGATTCTAACCAGAGACCACCACCTTTAGTAAATAAGGTCACCGGTACTTGACGTCCATCGGCATGACGGGTTAAACCATCGACAATCTTCTGCATATAGCGCAGTGAGAATTCACGATAAGCATGATGAGAAAGCGCGCCCCCCCATGAATCAAAAATCATCAGAGATTGCGCACCGTTAGCCACTTGCGCATTTAAGTACAAAATCACAGAATCTGCTAGTTTATCAAGCAGCATATGTAAAGCCATAGGCTCTTCGTATGCCATCTTCTTAATCTTCTCAAATGTCTTACTCGAGCCGCCTTCAACCATGTAAGTTGCCAGTGTCCAAGGAGAACCAGAGAAACCAATCAATGGCACTTCACCTTTAAGCTCTCGACGGATAGTACTAACGGCACGCATAACATAACCGAGTTCATCTTCGGGATCTGGAATTGAAAGCTTTTTAATCGCATCAATTGTATCTGTTGGCCGCGAAAAACGTGGACCTTCACCCGTTTCAAAATATAAGCCTAGACCCATAGCATCTGGTATCGTCAAAATATCAGAAAAAAGAATAGCCGCGTCAAGATCATATCTGCGAAGAGGCTGAAGCGTCACTTCACAAGCTAAATCTTTGTTCTTACACAAAGACATAAAGTCACCCGCTTCGGCACGTATGGCTTTATATTCTGGG is a window of Shewanella sp. VB17 DNA encoding:
- the hemE gene encoding uroporphyrinogen decarboxylase, yielding MAELQNDRYLRALLKQPVDRTPVWMMRQAGRYLPEYKAIRAEAGDFMSLCKNKDLACEVTLQPLRRYDLDAAILFSDILTIPDAMGLGLYFETGEGPRFSRPTDTIDAIKKLSIPDPEDELGYVMRAVSTIRRELKGEVPLIGFSGSPWTLATYMVEGGSSKTFEKIKKMAYEEPMALHMLLDKLADSVILYLNAQVANGAQSLMIFDSWGGALSHHAYREFSLRYMQKIVDGLTRHADGRQVPVTLFTKGGGLWLESMAETGCDALGLDWTVDIGDARRRVGHKVALQGNMDPSVLYASPARIHQEVDQILSSYGEGSGHVFNLGHGIHQHVDPEHAGAFINSVHELSGQYHK